The following proteins come from a genomic window of Alosa sapidissima isolate fAloSap1 chromosome 22, fAloSap1.pri, whole genome shotgun sequence:
- the LOC121697070 gene encoding transcription termination factor 2, mitochondrial-like yields MFRATTASLCAYCHRLRLLPSTGAYPSSTLVSSLAENQHTVSTLYDLSVDIRKVRKFKSWVLFESPTYVRETASLLHDMGADTACVARVLETHPEAILCRPEDVAAQRDLWASVCPNQRELVGIIEKFPASFFAVTHHANQRANIRYLQSMRLSKRIIGKLMASAPQSFSRPVERNQEVIHTLRETYLDLGGDEGNLRVWLQKLLSQNPFIMLRPAEAWRDSLGFLHDRGFTTEQLLQLVSSLRACISEMDPTTMRQAMDYTQAALDCSDGELHDIVLRCPALLYYSVPVLAGRFSGLMDAGLTAEQVRETPNVLELTMQIVTYRISKLGSYGYDVRSGSLDVIVGTKKDFEASYGRLKLRTERPLFNPVAPLRCSEE; encoded by the coding sequence ATGTTTCGTGCCACCACTGCCTCCCTGTGTGCCTACTGCCATCGACTACGCCTGCTGCCCTCCACTGGTGCCTACCCCAGCAGCACACTGGTCAGCAGTCTGGCAGAGAACCAGCACACGGTCAGTACTCTCTACGACCTGTCAGTGGACATCCGCAAGGTGCGCAAGTTCAAGAGCTGGGTGCTCTTCGAGAGCCCCACGTACGTGCGCGAGACAGCCAGCCTTCTGCACGACATGGGCGCCGACACGGCCTGCGTGGCCCGCGTGCTGGAGACCCACCCCGAGGCCATCCTCTGCCGGCCGGAGGACGTGGCCGCCCAGCGTGACCTGTGGGCCTCGGTGTGCCCCAACCAGCGCGAGCTGGTGGGCATCATCGAGAAGTTCCCCGCCTCCTTCTTCGCCGTGACCCACCACGCCAACCAGCGCGCCAACATCCGCTACCTGCAGAGCATGCGCCTGAGCAAGCGCATCATCGGGAAGCTGATGGCCAGCGCGCCGCAGAGCTTCAGCCGGCCCGTGGAGCGCAACCAGGAGGTCATCCACACGCTGCGCGAGACCTACCTGGACCTGGGCGGCGACGAGGGCAACCTGCGCGTCTGGCTCCAGAAGCTGCTCAGTCAGAACCCCTTCATCATGCTGCGTCCGGCCGAGGCCTGGCGCGACAGCCTGGGCTTCCTGCACGACCGCGGCTTCACCACCGagcagctgctgcagctggtgTCCAGCCTGCGGGCGTGCATCTCCGAGATGGACCCCACCACCATGCGGCAGGCCATGGACTACACGCAGGCGGCGCTGGACTGCTCCGACGGCGAGCTGCACGACATCGTGCTGCGCTGCCCGGCGCTGCTCTACTACTCCGTGCCCGTGCTGGCCGGACGCTTCAGCGGACTCATGGACGCGGGGCTGACCGCTGAGCAGGTGCGCGAGACACCCAACGTGCTGGAGCTCACCATGCAGATCGTGACGTATCGCATCAGCAAGCTGGGGTCGTACGGCTACGATGTTCGCTCCGGGAGCCTGGACGTCATCGTCGGGACCAAGAAGGACTTTGAGGCGAGCTACGGCCGGCTAAAGTTACGCACAGAGAGGCCACTCTTCAACCCGGTGGCCCCACTGAGGTGTTCAGAAGAATGA